From Brochothrix thermosphacta DSM 20171 = FSL F6-1036, a single genomic window includes:
- a CDS encoding mannose/fructose/sorbose PTS transporter subunit IIA has product MTVAIVIGTHGASAEQLLRSTEMIIGEQSNVGFIDFMPGENADTLVDKLNEEAQQLDTSEGLLFLVDLFGGSPFNAASRIVIEDENADVVTGVSIPMLLETFSMRPSQTLVELVQTAITSGQFGIKSLKESLSGAAEEENEEEL; this is encoded by the coding sequence ATGACAGTTGCGATTGTTATAGGTACACATGGTGCCTCTGCTGAGCAATTATTACGCTCAACTGAAATGATTATCGGAGAACAAAGTAATGTTGGTTTTATCGATTTTATGCCTGGAGAAAATGCAGACACGTTAGTCGATAAATTAAACGAAGAAGCACAACAGCTTGATACAAGTGAAGGATTACTCTTCCTTGTCGATTTATTCGGTGGTAGCCCCTTCAACGCGGCGAGCCGTATCGTTATTGAAGATGAGAATGCCGATGTTGTAACTGGAGTCAGTATTCCAATGTTACTGGAAACATTTTCAATGCGTCCTAGTCAGACTTTAGTTGAATTAGTGCAAACAGCAATTACATCAGGTCAGTTCGGCATCAAATCCTTAAAAGAGAGTTTGTCGGGAGCTGCAGAAGAAGAGAATGAGGAGGAATTATAA
- a CDS encoding PTS mannose transporter subunit IID, with product MAEKVQELEKQLTSKDIRNVFYRSNVFQGSWNFERMQALGYAYAMVPAIKRLYPEGSPERVAAIKRHLEFFNTHPYVGAPIIGVTLAMEEQRANGAPIDDGAINGIKVGLMGPLAGVGDPIFWGTLRPVAGALGASLAMNGSILGPIVFFVFFNAVRLFIRYWGVSYGYKKGSAVVGDMSGGLLQKLTEGASILGLFIMGALVNKWTTVNMPFVLSKVKGADGKVVETTVQSILDQLMPGLVPLLLTFACMWLLKRKVNPLWLIFGFFVIGILGYWVGFLA from the coding sequence ATGGCTGAAAAAGTACAAGAGTTAGAAAAACAATTAACGAGTAAAGATATACGTAACGTCTTTTATCGAAGCAATGTCTTCCAAGGTTCATGGAACTTTGAGCGTATGCAAGCATTAGGTTATGCCTATGCTATGGTGCCTGCGATTAAACGTCTATATCCTGAAGGTTCACCCGAACGAGTTGCTGCGATTAAACGTCACTTAGAATTTTTTAATACGCATCCTTATGTCGGCGCTCCAATTATCGGAGTTACACTGGCGATGGAAGAACAACGCGCAAACGGCGCTCCAATTGATGATGGTGCCATCAACGGTATCAAAGTTGGTTTAATGGGACCTTTAGCTGGTGTTGGTGATCCCATTTTCTGGGGAACTTTACGTCCGGTAGCTGGTGCACTTGGTGCGTCACTTGCAATGAACGGTAGTATTCTTGGACCGATTGTATTCTTCGTATTCTTCAATGCTGTACGACTTTTCATCCGCTACTGGGGTGTATCTTACGGTTATAAAAAAGGATCTGCTGTTGTTGGAGACATGAGTGGTGGTCTCTTACAAAAATTAACAGAAGGTGCTTCAATTCTCGGACTCTTCATCATGGGAGCATTGGTTAATAAGTGGACCACGGTGAATATGCCATTCGTTCTTTCTAAAGTAAAAGGCGCAGATGGTAAAGTCGTTGAAACAACTGTTCAATCAATTTTAGATCAATTGATGCCTGGTTTAGTACCGTTACTCTTAACATTTGCATGTATGTGGTTATTGAAGAGAAAAGTTAATCCACTTTGGTTGATTTTCGGTTTCTTCGTAATCGGTATCCTTGGTTACTGGGTAGGTTTCTTAGCTTAA
- the manA gene encoding mannose-6-phosphate isomerase, class I — translation MKEPIFLDGEVHEKIWGGKKLHELFGYGDGKGKMGEKWGISAHKNGDAKVLNSSLKGETLSSLWEKHREYFGGSTQAEFPLLTKILDASEDLSVQVHPDDEYGKAHAGEQGKTECWYVIAAEPGAEIIYGHNAKTKEEFEKLASSGEWDKLLHSIPVKAGDFYYVPSGTVHAIGAGIVILETQQSSDTTYRLYDYDRVEEATGKTRPLQITESLDVTTVPHHVEEMPMKKVISENMSMITLVESPYFNVFKWEVRGAATMNATGPYTLISVISGTGHIRIDDDSYDLKAGDHLVLPTDVTTWKLKGNMEIIASTPGEKNS, via the coding sequence ATGAAAGAACCGATTTTTTTAGACGGAGAAGTACATGAAAAAATATGGGGTGGGAAAAAACTTCATGAATTATTTGGTTACGGAGACGGCAAAGGTAAAATGGGTGAAAAATGGGGGATTAGCGCACATAAAAATGGTGACGCCAAAGTCTTAAATAGTAGCCTCAAAGGAGAAACGCTCTCAAGTCTATGGGAAAAACACCGTGAATATTTTGGTGGATCAACGCAAGCTGAATTTCCATTATTAACTAAAATATTAGATGCTAGCGAAGATTTATCTGTTCAAGTTCACCCTGATGATGAATATGGTAAAGCACATGCAGGCGAACAAGGAAAAACTGAATGTTGGTATGTGATTGCAGCTGAGCCAGGTGCAGAAATTATTTATGGACACAATGCAAAAACAAAAGAAGAATTTGAAAAGTTAGCATCAAGTGGTGAATGGGATAAATTACTACACTCTATTCCCGTTAAAGCAGGCGATTTTTATTATGTACCAAGTGGAACAGTTCATGCGATTGGAGCAGGAATTGTTATTCTTGAAACACAACAAAGTAGTGATACAACGTATCGTTTATATGATTACGATCGTGTGGAAGAAGCAACTGGTAAAACGCGTCCTTTACAAATTACAGAATCATTAGACGTAACTACAGTACCGCATCATGTTGAAGAAATGCCTATGAAAAAGGTAATATCAGAAAACATGAGCATGATTACATTGGTAGAAAGCCCTTATTTCAACGTCTTTAAATGGGAAGTACGTGGTGCTGCAACAATGAATGCAACTGGACCGTATACATTAATAAGTGTTATTTCAGGTACAGGACATATCAGAATTGATGACGATTCGTACGATTTAAAAGCAGGCGATCACTTAGTTTTACCGACTGATGTAACAACATGGAAATTAAAAGGTAACATGGAAATCATTGCTTCTACTCCTGGCGAAAAGAACAGTTAA
- a CDS encoding YobD family protein, which translates to MSLTTLFLGGYVVLIVLYLIYDTFIIDMLKGKTSLTIQLRKRNIMDTLIFAALFLVIFIITLFKGGNMTDAYLLLALTVLYLILSFVRQPKIRFKKEGFFYGNFFVRYDAIDQMNLAEDGILAIIANTRRHLIYVRNMDDLERMLPYFTRQ; encoded by the coding sequence ATGTCTCTTACCACTTTGTTTTTAGGAGGCTATGTCGTTCTTATCGTACTTTATCTCATTTATGATACGTTCATCATCGACATGCTAAAGGGAAAAACCAGTTTGACAATTCAATTGCGCAAACGTAATATCATGGATACACTCATTTTTGCTGCTCTCTTCTTAGTGATTTTTATCATCACTCTTTTCAAAGGTGGTAATATGACGGATGCTTATTTATTATTAGCATTAACAGTCCTTTACCTGATCCTTTCTTTTGTACGACAACCTAAAATCCGCTTTAAAAAAGAAGGTTTCTTTTATGGCAATTTCTTTGTTCGTTATGATGCCATTGACCAAATGAATCTTGCTGAAGATGGTATTTTAGCAATTATTGCCAATACTCGCCGTCATCTCATTTACGTACGTAATATGGATGATTTAGAGCGAATGCTCCCTTACTTTACACGACAATAA
- a CDS encoding PTS mannose/fructose/sorbose transporter subunit IIC, which translates to MGTIQIILVFLVACVAGMGSILDEFQTHQPLIACTLIGLVLGDISQGVMIGASLQLIALGWMNIGAAVAPDTALASIISTILVIGGGQSIGAGIALAIPLAAAGQVLTILVRTITVGFQHAADKAADRGDLNAISRLHLTALLLQAMRIAIPAVIVAYSVGTDTIKNLLDSIPDVVTGGLAVAGGMIVVVGYAMVINMMQANYLMPFFFFGFVVAAFTQFNLIALGVIGAFLAIIFIQLHPKYYKDGNNGGGGATANGAPANDLDDELD; encoded by the coding sequence ATTGGTACTATACAAATTATCCTGGTCTTTTTAGTAGCATGTGTTGCTGGTATGGGTTCCATCCTTGACGAGTTTCAAACGCATCAGCCCTTAATCGCTTGTACGCTAATCGGTTTAGTGCTTGGTGACATCTCTCAAGGTGTTATGATTGGTGCTTCACTTCAATTAATCGCATTAGGCTGGATGAACATCGGTGCAGCTGTTGCACCTGATACAGCTCTTGCTTCAATTATTTCAACAATCTTAGTTATCGGTGGTGGCCAAAGTATTGGTGCTGGTATCGCTTTAGCTATTCCGTTAGCTGCTGCTGGACAAGTATTAACTATCTTAGTTCGTACAATCACAGTAGGTTTCCAACATGCAGCAGATAAAGCTGCTGATCGTGGCGATTTAAATGCCATATCTCGATTGCATCTCACCGCACTATTATTACAAGCTATGCGTATCGCTATTCCAGCGGTAATTGTTGCTTACTCAGTCGGTACTGATACAATTAAAAACTTGCTTGACTCTATCCCTGATGTTGTTACTGGTGGTCTTGCTGTTGCCGGTGGTATGATCGTTGTTGTCGGTTACGCAATGGTTATCAACATGATGCAAGCCAACTATTTAATGCCTTTCTTCTTCTTCGGATTCGTTGTAGCGGCATTCACTCAGTTCAACCTAATTGCTTTAGGTGTTATCGGTGCCTTCTTAGCAATTATCTTTATCCAATTACACCCTAAATATTACAAAGATGGTAATAATGGCGGTGGTGGTGCAACTGCAAACGGCGCACCGGCGAATGATTTAGACGACGAATTAGACTAA
- a CDS encoding sigma-54-dependent transcriptional regulator: MKRNERILAQLEMLSVSLSWNDLKKNGGITALQIAESVEIQRNNVSADLNQLFREHKLIKINGRPVGYLSLATAERLLGTLPEQTFFDSLADFIALEPHTLNTDEEKTPFSDLIGADSSLRNQVEQAKAAILYPPNGLDTLIVGQTGVGKTLFANMMFNYARHIGKYSEDAPFIVFNCADYYTNPQLLMSHLFGHVKGAFTGADSDKRGLVEKAHRGILFLDEVHRLPPEGQEMIFYLMDNGGYAKLGETERTHHADVLIICATTENPDSSLLKTFVRRIPIIITIPTFEERSAKDKIDLLRFLLTTEAHRIKKPIEIDTEATKALIGNTTYGNVGQLKSNIQLVCANAFLHSLREEKLSIRFKDLPAEVKNGFFHLSGNRVEMQELSDQLQSDVIVMPDGKNISLIKDDAYEPDFNLYSIIEDKVGFMVDQGIKDEEINRFIGIDIDIHLNSFYEKFQNNTQSREKMLKVINEDILNFTENIKSMIEESLRKKLDERFILAFGLHLTAFLKRNKEHKIVRYANIENVVQEMSTEYELSLQINQMIKTHFSVSVPMMETLYLTLLINSLLKDNKSQRVAILVAMHGSSTASSMVNVVKTLLGESNIRSIDMPLDLSPKKVLDDMRTIVREIDTGKGVLLMVDMGSLTGFGDILTEETGIPVKTIDMVSTPTVLEAVRKATIMEMELDTIYRSLKDFRGYDSYLEKPLGTSTALTTATHFDKPTAILSVCTTGEGTALKLQSFLGNILDNMGRSDIEILVMPLHEVAQRKEELERYNIVVSVGIANPNVGVPFIPLEQLFDNEGEDIIAHYFTAFNSSIQQQVNKPSMVLQMSEESLNEFLTYLNPSKILPLLRAFIDDIELFEEINLTNGQKINMMVHIGCALERCVLKETLTYYSKPSPSQLSKVVDYQTIALLFSTSLQIKLPDSELFYLMDMIENVKIQN, encoded by the coding sequence TTGAAAAGAAATGAGCGTATTTTAGCACAACTCGAAATGCTTTCTGTTTCGCTATCGTGGAATGATTTAAAAAAGAATGGTGGTATAACAGCATTACAAATTGCTGAATCTGTTGAAATACAGCGTAATAATGTGAGTGCTGACCTAAACCAACTATTCCGTGAACATAAATTAATTAAAATTAACGGGCGTCCGGTCGGTTATTTAAGTTTGGCAACGGCTGAACGTTTACTCGGTACTTTGCCCGAACAAACCTTTTTTGATTCCCTCGCCGATTTTATTGCACTCGAACCTCATACACTTAATACAGACGAAGAAAAAACACCGTTTTCAGATTTAATTGGAGCAGATTCTAGCCTTCGTAATCAAGTTGAACAAGCTAAAGCGGCCATTCTCTATCCACCTAATGGATTGGATACTTTAATTGTTGGGCAAACTGGGGTTGGTAAGACATTATTCGCTAATATGATGTTCAACTATGCACGCCATATTGGCAAATACTCAGAAGATGCACCTTTCATTGTGTTCAACTGTGCTGATTATTATACAAACCCTCAACTGCTAATGTCACATTTATTTGGTCATGTTAAGGGCGCTTTTACAGGGGCAGATTCTGATAAGCGCGGTTTGGTCGAAAAAGCACACCGTGGTATTCTTTTCCTCGATGAAGTCCACCGCTTACCTCCAGAAGGTCAAGAAATGATTTTTTACCTAATGGATAATGGCGGTTACGCGAAATTAGGTGAAACTGAACGCACACATCATGCAGATGTATTAATCATTTGCGCCACTACAGAGAATCCTGACTCCTCACTATTAAAAACATTTGTACGACGCATTCCTATTATTATTACAATTCCAACTTTTGAAGAGCGCTCTGCTAAAGATAAAATTGATTTACTACGCTTCCTATTAACAACCGAAGCACATCGTATAAAAAAACCAATTGAAATTGATACTGAGGCCACAAAAGCTCTCATTGGGAACACTACCTACGGTAATGTTGGACAGCTCAAATCAAATATTCAATTAGTATGTGCCAATGCCTTTCTGCATTCTCTAAGAGAGGAAAAACTTTCTATCCGCTTCAAAGATTTACCTGCTGAAGTTAAAAATGGCTTCTTTCATCTAAGTGGCAATCGTGTTGAAATGCAGGAATTATCTGACCAATTACAAAGTGATGTTATCGTTATGCCTGATGGTAAAAATATTTCACTCATAAAAGACGACGCTTACGAGCCTGATTTTAATCTCTATAGTATTATTGAAGATAAAGTTGGTTTCATGGTCGATCAAGGAATTAAAGACGAAGAAATCAATCGCTTTATTGGTATCGATATTGATATACATCTCAATTCATTTTACGAAAAATTTCAAAACAACACACAATCACGTGAAAAGATGCTGAAAGTGATTAACGAGGATATTTTGAATTTCACCGAAAATATAAAATCAATGATTGAAGAAAGCTTACGTAAAAAACTAGATGAACGTTTTATCCTTGCTTTTGGTTTACACCTTACTGCCTTTCTGAAGCGTAATAAAGAGCATAAGATTGTGCGTTATGCCAATATCGAGAACGTTGTCCAAGAAATGTCAACTGAATACGAACTTTCTTTACAAATTAACCAAATGATTAAAACACACTTTTCTGTTTCTGTACCAATGATGGAAACTCTCTATCTAACCTTGCTGATTAATTCGCTTTTAAAAGATAATAAATCACAACGCGTTGCTATTTTAGTTGCCATGCATGGTAGCAGCACTGCAAGTAGTATGGTTAATGTCGTTAAAACTTTGCTTGGTGAAAGCAATATCCGCAGTATTGATATGCCTCTAGATCTCAGCCCAAAAAAGGTATTGGATGACATGAGGACAATTGTACGTGAAATAGACACAGGTAAAGGTGTTCTTTTAATGGTTGATATGGGCTCGCTCACTGGTTTTGGTGATATCTTAACCGAAGAGACAGGAATCCCTGTAAAAACGATTGATATGGTCTCTACGCCGACTGTGTTAGAAGCTGTTCGTAAAGCAACTATTATGGAAATGGAATTGGATACAATTTACCGTTCATTGAAAGACTTTCGTGGTTATGATAGCTACTTGGAAAAACCATTGGGTACTTCAACGGCCTTAACAACTGCAACACATTTCGATAAACCGACTGCTATCCTTAGTGTTTGTACTACTGGTGAAGGTACGGCTTTAAAATTACAATCATTTTTAGGTAACATTCTCGATAATATGGGTCGGAGCGATATTGAAATACTTGTCATGCCGCTTCATGAAGTGGCTCAGCGTAAGGAAGAATTAGAGCGTTATAACATTGTTGTTTCAGTGGGTATTGCTAATCCCAATGTCGGTGTGCCTTTTATCCCCTTGGAGCAATTATTTGATAATGAGGGTGAAGATATTATTGCACACTACTTTACTGCCTTCAACTCATCAATTCAACAACAGGTTAATAAACCATCGATGGTTTTACAAATGAGCGAAGAAAGCCTCAATGAATTCTTAACTTATTTAAACCCTTCAAAAATACTGCCGTTATTGCGCGCTTTTATCGATGATATCGAATTATTTGAAGAGATAAACCTCACTAATGGCCAAAAAATAAATATGATGGTTCATATTGGTTGTGCACTTGAACGTTGTGTTCTAAAGGAAACTTTGACTTATTACTCTAAACCAAGCCCTTCACAACTCAGCAAAGTCGTTGATTATCAAACGATTGCGCTACTCTTTTCAACCAGTCTACAGATTAAATTGCCTGACAGTGAACTATTTTATCTCATGGATATGATTGAAAATGTAAAAATCCAAAATTAG
- a CDS encoding LysE family translocator, translating into MFGIIDYGTFVLTCVLLNLIPGADTMYILSRSMSQGRSAGLYSALGITAGTIIHTLLAALGLSLLLVKSIVAFTIVKWLGAAYLIYLGVKMFRDKSQFGNIEHISGGSNKRTLFVQGMLTNVMNPKVALFFLSFIPQFINPSDSTALTFVLLGFTFTMTGFIWSVVIASIAGVLSGKLQKNQSISHYLNKIMGSILVLLGIKLFASK; encoded by the coding sequence ATGTTCGGTATTATTGATTATGGAACGTTTGTGCTCACATGTGTATTATTGAACTTAATACCAGGAGCGGACACAATGTACATATTGAGTCGAAGCATGTCACAGGGCAGGTCAGCAGGGTTATACTCCGCGTTAGGCATAACGGCAGGTACAATTATACATACGTTGTTGGCAGCTTTAGGATTGAGTTTGCTACTCGTAAAATCCATTGTTGCGTTTACGATTGTAAAATGGTTAGGTGCTGCCTATTTAATTTATTTAGGCGTTAAGATGTTCCGTGATAAAAGTCAATTTGGAAATATCGAACACATCAGTGGGGGCTCTAATAAACGCACACTCTTTGTTCAAGGGATGTTGACAAATGTGATGAATCCGAAAGTAGCCTTGTTTTTCTTATCATTTATACCACAATTTATTAATCCTTCTGATAGTACGGCCTTAACATTTGTTTTGTTGGGGTTTACCTTTACAATGACAGGTTTCATATGGAGTGTTGTTATTGCAAGCATAGCAGGTGTTTTGAGTGGGAAACTACAAAAAAATCAAAGTATTTCACACTATTTGAATAAAATTATGGGCAGCATTTTAGTGCTATTAGGCATTAAATTATTTGCAAGTAAATAG
- a CDS encoding mannose/fructose/sorbose PTS transporter subunit IIB — protein MIIKLARIDDRLIHGQVATVWTKETGVNRIIVVSDEVAADTVRKTLLTQVAPPGVKAHVVDVSKASRVYNNAKYADDKVMFLFTNPTDVVRVIEDGIDITSVNIGGMAFHEGKQMVTNAISVDDTDIAAFKTLHDKGIELEARKVAADHKVNMMTLLDKIK, from the coding sequence ATGATTATTAAATTAGCTCGTATTGATGACCGTCTAATTCACGGTCAAGTTGCCACTGTTTGGACAAAAGAAACAGGTGTAAACCGCATTATCGTTGTATCTGATGAAGTTGCTGCCGATACTGTTCGTAAAACTTTATTAACACAAGTTGCACCACCCGGTGTTAAAGCACATGTTGTTGATGTTTCAAAAGCATCTCGCGTGTACAACAATGCCAAATATGCAGATGATAAAGTCATGTTCCTTTTCACTAATCCAACTGATGTTGTACGTGTTATCGAAGATGGTATCGATATCACAAGTGTTAACATTGGTGGTATGGCATTCCATGAAGGAAAACAAATGGTTACAAATGCAATTTCTGTTGATGACACTGATATCGCAGCATTCAAAACATTGCATGATAAAGGAATTGAATTAGAAGCACGAAAAGTTGCTGCTGATCATAAAGTCAACATGATGACATTGCTTGATAAAATCAAATAA
- a CDS encoding lectin-like domain-containing protein, with the protein MASSFHIVNNTDSFIHDKNKSQVVVTKDEKSQMGGLWYKRPIDLQKDFSMEMAIYLGGNPKGADGMALVFQNDPRKLNVLGEAGAGLGAYATAKKGTYIQNALAFELDTYYNTGRNPGTDRLVSKKAVNKGHIAVQVPGIDNGNKSGDHYGLQIADSNNKILANDTWRQLKVNWDSKTQTLTYSLDDYKPIIYKVDNLAKTFGGNMVYWGFTGSTGGYTNYQSVSLVNLPEQNEATISKQVKNDTTATAYNDDVSVKVGDTVGYKIVMKNSNENYFESLNGQIIDTLDNRLDFKTGSLLINGISKSDTVWNKGTIQLGDVLPGDEKTIEFKATVKKPGKIKNTATYQADYETARESNEANVSTGNLIVNKRDGDIKKPLPGVVFQLEQQDGKIINNELETDATGQIKVNYLAPGNYVVKEKTALPGYLKDEEAHPVMIEADQSQGVAKLELNNYRIPTPEPTIDKTTDVKEVTKDQEFEYTLNAKNAENRGAWKDVVLTDKLPDSLKYVSSSSSVTVDGQTVTWRIPELAAGETKNVKLKVKVVKVPPTDTITNRLSAIGKDELGNDFKGDDATVTVKYKGGLELASVPAELNFGKDLTVKPTTKKYPLVNYKNKLTIRDSRVVKDTWQLNARMVEQLHNNQSELTDAIQFFTADGKRLSLNNEFVRLYQEKNKTVENNLSDNWSENKEGFRLLIDAGKGKPGDYKGVVEWTLSDAPAS; encoded by the coding sequence ATTGCGAGTTCATTTCATATTGTAAATAATACAGATAGTTTTATTCACGATAAAAATAAATCGCAAGTAGTTGTTACCAAAGATGAAAAAAGTCAAATGGGAGGTCTTTGGTATAAGAGACCGATTGATTTGCAAAAAGATTTTTCAATGGAAATGGCAATTTATTTAGGTGGTAACCCTAAAGGCGCAGATGGTATGGCTTTGGTATTCCAAAATGATCCGCGAAAATTAAATGTCTTAGGCGAAGCGGGAGCTGGCTTAGGTGCTTATGCAACTGCTAAAAAAGGTACCTATATTCAAAATGCGTTAGCTTTTGAATTAGATACGTACTATAACACCGGTAGAAATCCTGGGACAGACCGTTTAGTTTCAAAAAAAGCTGTTAATAAAGGACATATTGCCGTACAAGTTCCGGGAATTGACAATGGTAATAAATCGGGTGATCATTATGGTTTGCAGATAGCAGATAGTAACAACAAAATTTTAGCGAATGACACATGGCGACAGCTTAAAGTGAATTGGGATAGTAAAACACAAACGCTTACTTACAGTTTAGATGATTACAAACCGATCATCTATAAAGTTGACAATCTTGCAAAAACTTTTGGCGGTAATATGGTATATTGGGGTTTTACAGGTTCCACGGGTGGTTATACAAACTACCAATCAGTATCATTAGTAAATTTGCCAGAACAAAATGAGGCAACAATATCTAAACAAGTAAAAAACGATACGACAGCAACTGCTTATAATGATGATGTATCAGTTAAAGTAGGAGACACAGTAGGTTATAAAATCGTAATGAAAAATTCAAACGAGAACTATTTTGAATCGTTAAATGGTCAAATTATAGATACCTTAGATAATCGATTAGATTTTAAAACAGGAAGTTTATTGATAAATGGTATATCAAAAAGTGATACAGTTTGGAATAAAGGTACGATTCAACTAGGAGATGTTTTACCTGGTGATGAAAAAACGATTGAATTTAAAGCAACTGTAAAAAAACCGGGTAAAATTAAAAATACGGCAACATATCAAGCGGACTATGAGACAGCTCGGGAATCAAATGAAGCAAATGTAAGTACGGGAAATCTAATTGTTAACAAGAGAGATGGCGATATAAAAAAACCATTGCCAGGCGTTGTTTTTCAACTTGAACAACAAGATGGTAAAATTATTAACAATGAACTTGAAACGGATGCCACAGGCCAAATCAAAGTTAATTATTTAGCGCCGGGAAACTATGTGGTAAAAGAAAAAACAGCATTGCCTGGTTATCTAAAAGATGAAGAAGCACATCCTGTCATGATTGAAGCAGATCAAAGTCAAGGTGTCGCTAAATTGGAATTGAACAATTACAGAATTCCTACCCCAGAACCAACAATCGACAAAACAACAGATGTAAAAGAAGTGACAAAAGATCAAGAATTTGAATATACATTAAATGCAAAAAATGCTGAAAATAGGGGCGCATGGAAAGATGTTGTGCTGACAGATAAGCTGCCAGATAGTTTGAAATATGTCTCAAGTTCTTCTAGTGTAACGGTGGATGGCCAAACAGTTACCTGGCGTATTCCTGAATTAGCAGCAGGTGAAACAAAAAACGTTAAACTCAAGGTGAAAGTAGTGAAGGTACCACCAACTGATACGATAACAAATAGGTTATCTGCAATTGGAAAAGACGAGCTTGGCAATGATTTTAAAGGAGACGATGCTACCGTAACAGTTAAATACAAAGGGGGGCTAGAGTTAGCATCAGTACCAGCAGAGCTAAACTTTGGGAAGGATTTAACTGTTAAACCGACCACAAAAAAATACCCATTAGTGAATTACAAAAATAAGTTGACCATTAGAGATTCTAGAGTTGTAAAAGATACGTGGCAATTAAACGCACGGATGGTTGAACAATTGCATAATAATCAATCTGAATTAACAGATGCCATTCAATTTTTCACGGCTGATGGCAAAAGACTATCGTTGAATAACGAGTTTGTGCGTTTGTATCAAGAGAAAAATAAGACGGTAGAAAATAATCTATCAGATAACTGGTCTGAAAACAAAGAAGGCTTCCGCTTGTTAATTGATGCGGGTAAAGGTAAGCCAGGTGATTATAAAGGTGTCGTTGAATGGACTTTAAGCGATGCTCCAGCGAGTTAA
- a CDS encoding adhesive domain-containing protein, with amino-acid sequence MKKHFSVIFVAVMLLISSVVSDSISVKANEKEIINIELLDESIKMNDTFILAVKTKAPMIKKASIHLPDGIEWVAQKKELGKKIQYDEKNRRITFEPFDGNSRLQLQAKKIGTYQLQLHTSENEGANVSNEITFAVAKDANNIMLTADEKITAVQNLPQKTADASTPNESPQSEKSESTSGTVPPNSDEDDESVIDENDHLAALEKRAVTRANQESPPP; translated from the coding sequence ATGAAGAAACATTTTTCAGTAATTTTTGTAGCAGTGATGTTGTTAATCTCGTCAGTCGTTTCCGATAGTATTAGTGTTAAAGCAAATGAAAAAGAAATTATCAACATTGAGCTATTAGACGAAAGCATAAAAATGAATGACACTTTTATATTAGCTGTTAAAACGAAGGCGCCAATGATAAAAAAAGCCTCAATCCATTTACCAGATGGTATTGAGTGGGTTGCACAGAAAAAAGAATTAGGTAAAAAAATACAATATGATGAAAAAAATAGACGCATTACGTTCGAACCATTTGATGGGAATAGTCGTTTGCAGTTGCAAGCGAAAAAAATAGGCACTTATCAATTGCAATTACACACGTCAGAAAATGAGGGTGCAAATGTATCTAATGAAATTACCTTTGCAGTGGCTAAAGATGCGAATAATATAATGTTAACAGCAGATGAAAAAATAACAGCTGTTCAAAATCTTCCCCAAAAAACAGCCGACGCTTCAACTCCAAATGAATCCCCACAATCTGAAAAAAGTGAGAGTACAAGTGGAACAGTGCCTCCAAATAGTGATGAGGATGATGAAAGTGTAATTGATGAAAATGATCATTTAGCAGCACTTGAAAAACGAGCAGTAACAAGGGCCAATCAAGAATCACCCCCGCCATAA